The Helianthus annuus cultivar XRQ/B chromosome 16, HanXRQr2.0-SUNRISE, whole genome shotgun sequence genome includes a window with the following:
- the LOC110930596 gene encoding eukaryotic translation initiation factor 3 subunit B, which translates to MADIMSMTFDDKRTESLHSLILPPGEDFGIKSDDEDLHDDERLESDAGFESIIVVDNLPVVPWKKFDKLEAVVRRKFCRFGVIKENGLWMPVEEDTGKTRGYCFIEYNTPQEAELAKENTNGRNLGKEHILAVKMFDEIDKLMNVPDKWDPPETKPYTPLTQENLHHWLADEKGRDQFVIRSGSDTEVMWNDARQLKADPVHKRPFGTESFVQWSPLGSYLATVHRQGAAVWGGASGFNQLMRYVHPQVKLIDFSPGEKYLVTCSSQEPSNPRDTHRVVLNIFDVRTGKVMKEFKESADEFAFGDTCGFTGVSWPIFRWGGGKEDKYFARLGKNAISMYETEKFKLIDEKSIEVDNVMDFCWSPTDSIFALFVPELGGGNQPARVSLFQIPSKVELRKKILFSVSDCKMYWQSNGEYLAVKVERYTKTKTNTYTGFELFRIKERDIPIEAFELDNKNDKVISFAWEPKGDRFAVIHGDNPRPDVSFYSVKGGKVLKLTTLKQKQANALFWSPSGHFIILAGLKGFNGQFEFYNVDELQTIAITEHFMATDVEWDPTGRYVATSVTSGHEMENGFNIWSCNGKLLYRVPKDHFFQFSWRPRPPSLLSPEKEEEILKNLKKYSKKYEIEDQDISVLLSEQECEKRKQLKEGWERWVNEWKRDHEEQMLRDREASDVEEAEQVEELVDVTEEILPDVCIF; encoded by the exons ATGGCGGATATTATGTCAATGACGTTCGATGATAAAAGAACTGAATCTTTACACTCTCTTATCCTTCCTCCTGGTGAAGATTTCGGTATCAAAAG CGACGATGAGGATCTACACGACGATGAACGGTTGGAATCTGATGCTGGATTTgagagcattattgttgttgataACTTACCAGTTGTGCCATGGAAAAAGTTTGATAAACTTGAAGCTGTGGTTCGAAGAAAATTCTGTCGATTCGGTGTAATCAAGGAGAATGGCCTTTGGATGCCTGTAGAGGAAGACACCGGGAAAACTCGAGGTTATTGCTTTATCGAGTACAACACTCCTCAG GAAGCTGAGCTTGCTAAGGAAAATACTAACGGACGCAACCTAGGCAAAGAACATATTTTAGCTGTCAAGATGTTTGATGAAATAGACAAGCTCATGAATGTCCCAGATAAGTGGGATCCTCCAGAAACTAAACCTTACACACCATtg ACTCAGGAGAATCTGCATCATTGGCTTGCTGATGAGAAAGGTAGAGATCAGTTTGTTATTCGTTCTGGATCAGACACGGAGGTCATGTGGAATGATGCAAGACAACTGAAGGCTGATCCTGTTCACAAACGCCCT TTTGGGACCGAAAGTTTTGTGCAGTGGTCACCGTTAGGGAGCTACTTAGCAACTGTCCATAGACAGGGTGCTGCTGTGTGGGGTGGTGCTTCTGGTTTTAATCAACTAATGAGATACGTTCATCCACAG GTCAAACTTATTGACTTCTCTCCTGGTGAGAAATATTTGGTGACTTGCAGTAGTCAAGAACCAAGCAATCCTCGCGACACTCAT AGAGTAGTGCTTAACATATTTGATGTGAGAACTGGAAAAGTAATGAAAGAATTCAAGGAAAGCGCAGATGAGTTTGCATTTGGAGACACTTGCGGTTTCACTGGGGTTTCTTGGCCTATTTTCAG ATGGGGTGGAGGAAAAGAAGACAAATATTTTGCTCGACTTGGGAAAAACGCCATCTCTATGTATGAAACCGAGAAATTCAAGCTTATCGACGAAAAATCCATTGAAGTTGACAATGTCATGGACTTTTGCTGGTCACCAACTGATTCTATTTTTGCGCTCTTTGTTCCTGAACTTGGTGGTGGAAATCAACCCGCACGA GTGAGTCTGTTTCAAATCCCAAGCAAAGTAGAGCTAAGGAAGAAGATCCTTTTCAGTGTTAGTGACTGCAAAATGTATTGGCAAAGTAATGGGGAGTATCTAGCAGTCAAAGTTGAGCGATACACAAAAACGAAAACGAACACATATACAGGCTTCGAGCTTTTCAGAATCAAGGAGCGTGACATTCCTATCGAGGCTTTTGAGCTTGACAACAAGAACGATAAGGTTATTTCATTTGCATGGGAGCCAAAAGGTGACAGATTTGCGGTAATTCATGGCGATAATCCGAGGCCCGATGTTAGTTTCTATTCGGTTAAAGGTGGAAAGGTGTTAAAGCTCACAACCCTAAAGCAAAAGCAGGCAAATGCTCTCTTTTGGTCACCTAGTGGCCATTTTATTATTTTGGCTGGATTGAAGGGATTCAATGGACAATTCGAGTTTTACAACGTTGATGAGCTTCAAACTATTGCCATTACGGAACATTTTATGGCAACAGATGTTGAATGGGATCCCACCGGAAG GTATGTTGCAACTTCAGTTACTTCCGGGCATGAGATGGAAAATGGATTTAACATTTGGTCATGCAATGGCAAGCTACTCTACCGCGTACCCAAGGACCATTTCTTTCAG TTTTCATGGAGGCCTCGACCGCCATCCTTGTTAAGTCCCGAGAAGGAGGAAGAAATATTGAAGAATCTAAAAAAATACAGTAAAAAGTATGAGATTGAGGATCAAGACATATCAGTATTATTAAGCGAGCAGGAGTGCGAAAAAAGGAAGCAGTTGAAGGAAGGATGGGAAAGGTGGGTAAACGAGTGGAAGAGAGATCACGAAGAACAAATGCTGAGAGATAGAGAAGCAAGTGATGTTGAAGAAGCCGAACAAGTGGAAGAATTGGTGGATGTTACTGAAGAAATCCTTCCTGATGTCTGCATCTTTTAG
- the LOC110928276 gene encoding uncharacterized protein LOC110928276 — MVTTRSMSRKQKKSSTSDDDTSGSWISFNDDLVFLILMHLGVFDYVALSGVCKAWRSFAISNWNKFMMSKQPMYLSIRSDCIFHKDCYIQDHTRRKLKAIIPHSSARKCIGVTCGYLIFFERKTHGFWLVNPFTRKELHFPDFSDAMSPSKKGILVYSHAMSGWVFVIITYQRNSTGLAFSLAGKQSEWRYISCNPPILDLHFFKGKIYTLHTMSQLYEFRLNPAPTFIPQKMKNFSVFHVRCRNFISSGEKLYVTTKLNNDFDTLEVDFDEMRWANSEKTIAEYKLFVSDLKCDAAIRPDPWAHPWTQYGRINHADYGNQSKEKGKCLTTYMWYFPHDCLIDNNADTVNGALLNILDE, encoded by the exons ATGGTGACTACAAGAAGTATGTCGAGAAAACAAAAGAAGTCGAGCACTTCTGACGATGATACTTCAGGATCATGGATAAGCTTTAACGATGATCTGGTGTTTTTAATCTTGATGCATCTTGGAGTGTTTGATTATGTTGCTTTAAGTGGTGTGTGCAAGGCATGGAGATCGTTTGCGATCTCTAACTGGAATAAGTTTATGATGTCAAAACAACCCATGTATTTATCTATCAGATCTGATTGTATATTCCATAAAGACTGCTATATACAGGACCACACAAGAAGAAAGTTGAAGGCCATAATTCCCCATTCTAGTGCCAGGAAGTGTATTGGAGTAACTTGTGGTTACTTGATATTTTTTGAGAGGAAAACCCATGGCTTCTGGCTTGTGAATCCCTTCACAAGGAAGGAACTTCACTTCCCTGATTTCTCTGATGCTATGTCACCAAGCAAAAAGGGTATTCTTGTCTATTCACATGCAATGTCTGGGTGGGTGTTTGTGATAATCACCTATCAACGTAATTCCACTGGCTTAGCTTTCTCTTTAGCCGGTAAACAATCCGAATGGAGATATATCTCTTGCAATCCCCCTATCCTTGATCTACACTTTTTCAAGGGAAAAATATATACGCTACACACCATGAGTCAGTTATATGAATTCAGGCTTAATCCAGCTCCTACCTTTATCCCACAAAAAATGAAGAATTTCTCGGTGTTTCACGTCAGATGTAGGAACTTTATAAGTTCAGGTGAAAAACTTTATGTGACGACTAAATTAAATAATGATTTTGATACTCTTGAAGTCGATTTTGATGAAATGAGATGGGCGAATTCGGAAAAGACAATAGCAGAATATAAACTTTTTGTAAGTGACTTGAAGTGTGATGCTGCTATTAGGCCCGATCCATGGGCCCACCCTTGGACACAGTACGGGAGGATTAATCACGCTGATTATGGCAATCAAAGTAAGGAGAAGGGCAAATGTTTGACTACATACATGTGGTACTTCCCCCATGATTGCTTGATTGATAACAACGCTG ATACGGTGAATGGTGCTTTGCTGAATATTCTTGACGAGTAG